The Thermocrinis albus DSM 14484 genome segment CAAAGAAGAGAAGGATAAGGGGAGCTTTGTACCTAAAGACATCTTGCTCAAAGAAAAGGTGTGTAACCAAAACTAATACAAAAGGTACTATCAAAGTGACAGCGCCGTAAAAGACAGTTGGTATTTCTTTAAAGGACATTTCCCTTTTAACCAAAGCGTCGTAGACTTCGTCTCTTGGTATGTTGGTGTCCCTTCTAGCTTCGTGTATAACACCTCCTGAGGAAAGGAATAGAGTAGCCTTGAATATGCCGTGAGCCATCATGTGGTAGAGGGCGAGGGCAAAAGCACCTACACCTATCTCCATCATCATATAACCCATCTGACCTACGGTGGAGTATCCTAATGCCTTTTTCACATCGTTCTGCATAAGCATGAGAGTAGAGCCTACTATCGCAGTTATTAAGCCTATTAAGAAGGAAAGACTAAGTCCGTAAAGGTCGTGAGGAAACATAAAGGCAAACCTGTTTGCTATAAAAGCACCTGCGTTGACTATTCCCGCGTGCATGAGAGCAGAAACAGGAGTGGGACCTTCCATACTGTAAACGAGCCACACGTGAAAAGGTATCTGAGCAGATTTTATTATGCCACTTAGTATTACCAAAAGGGTTACTATCCATAAAGTATCTGAAGGTCCCGTAGTGATCATCTGGGCCAATTTGCTTATTTCAAAGGTGCCATACTGTTGGTAAAGCAAAAGGATAGCTACTAAAAGTGGAACATCCGCAATTCTATGAGTAAAGAGGGCGGTTCTTCCTGACTGAACTGCTTGCTCTCTTCTGTTATTGAAAGTCAGTAAAAAGTAAAGAATTACACCCATTAAGTGCCACGAAGCAAAGAGGATGATTAGGTGATTAGAAAGCACAAGCAGTAATAAATTCCAAGTCATCAGATCCAGGAGAAGGAAGTATCTTTTAAAGCCTTGTTCGTCTTTCATGTAATTTTCTGAATATTTATGAATCACTGTACTCACAAGAAGTATGTAGGAAGCTAAAAGGGTTCCCAGTCCGTCAAATCTAAGGAAGAGCAAGGAACTTTCTTTGTTAGTAAATATGAGCACGTATAGACTAAGCAAAAAGGCCATACCCGTGAAAAGGGTGCTTACCTTTGCGTAGGTCCTCTTTTCTGTAAATAGTGAGGTTATCATGGATAGTAAAGGGATAATCACAATGGCTACCTCAGGAAACATATCGCCCTCCTGCAAAGGTATTCCTCTAGGCTTACAAAAATTATACTAAGCATCAAAGGACTGTCAAGGATAACGAGAGGCTTTGTTTAAATCCCCATCTTCTTCAGCTTTTCTAAAACTTCCACCATTCCTTCGGAGGCAGGCTTTCTTACTGTGATATGGGCTAATGAGGAGATGGGTGTGGGTTCCGGGTTTACTTCTATGACGGTGGCTCCTCTTTGGGCAGCAAGGTAGGGAAGGTGTGCTGCCGGATACACCACGCCTGAGGTACCAACCACCACCATAACATCACAACTCTGGGACCAATCTATGGCGGTCCTTAGGGCATCCTCGGGAAGGGCTTCTCCGAACCACACCACATTGGGCCTGACAAGACCTTTACACCTACGACAGTGGGGTGGTATTTCCGGTAATGGCACTCTCCTGTCTTCGTAGAGATCTCCGCAGGAAAGACATCTCACCATCCATATGTTGCCATGAAGCTCCACTACCTTCCGAGAACCAGCTTTCTGATGTAGACCATCTACGTTTTGGGTTATGAGGATAAAGTCCTTAAAGAGCTCCTCCATCTGAGCTATAATCAGGTGGGCTTTGTTGGGTTCTGCTTTGGCTATGATGCTTCTTCTCCAGTCATACCACTCCCATACCAGCTTTGGGTTCTCTTGGAAAGCTTGAGGTGTTGCCAACTTAGAAGGGTCAAACCCTCTCCAAAGGCCGGAAGGCCCACGAAAGGTGGGAACTCCACTCTCCGCTGACACACCTGCTCCGGTAAGGATCACTACACGCATGCTACCACGCTGGCCAGACTTTCCACTATGTAGTCTACTTCCCTATCGGTGAGATAAGGATGGACGGGGATGGAGAAAAGCTCTCTCTTGAAACGTTCCGCTCTAGGAAGTGGTAAATGTTCCGCTTTTCTAAGCTCACTGAGCAGGTAAGGGTAATAAACACGGGCGTCTATCTCCCTCTCTTTTAGAACTTCTATTATCTTGTCTCTCATGGGATGGCGAAGGGTGTAGAGGTGAAAGACATGATAAGCTCCCTCCCTTTCAGAAGGATGTATCAGATGGCCGTTGATGTCAAGGGCTGAGGCGTACTTTCTGGCTATCTCTCTTCTTCTCCTGTTTCTTTCATCGAGATGCTTAAGCTGGACTGTTCCTATGGCTGCCTGAAACTCCGTTATTCTTACGTTAAAGGCTGGGTGATCTCCAAAGTCAATCCACTTTCTTACTTCTCTTGCCAGATTGGAGTCGTTGGTTACTACAGCACCTCCCTCACCCATGGGCACGTTCTTAGAGGCGTAAAAACTGAAAGCGGCTATGTGGCCCCATGCCCCTGCCTTCTTACCTTTGAAGGAAGCACCATGAGCCTGAGCGGCATCTTCCAGAACATAAAAACCATACTTCTCCGAAAGAAACATAATGCTTTCCATATCTGCCATCTGGCCATATAGATGTACCGGTATGACCACCTTGGGTCTGTACTTTTTGACGGCATCCTCCAGCTGTTGAACATCCATAGTGTAGTAATCGTCCACGTCCACCACTACCGGGATTCCTCCTGCAAGATAAACGGCATCTATGGTGGCCATAAAGCTCAGGGCAGGTACCACAACTCTCTGGCCTTCCACTCCTATAGCTTTGAGGGCTATAAAGAGGGCTACCGTACCGGAACACACAGTAAAGACGTACTCCACACCCAGATAATGGGCAAATTCCTCTTGAAACCTCTTGGTGAACTCACCACGGGTTATCTGCTGACTTTCCAATACCCGGAGAATGGCTTCCTTCTCTTCTTCCGAAAATCTAGGTTCTATAATGCGTATCATCCCACATCTATTTTAAACTGCAGAGGGACAGATATCTCTAAGAACACATTTATGGTGTTGGGGGTTTTTGGCGGTACATACGTACCTTCCCAACAGTATGAGGAGATTAGAGAGCTTACCCCAATCCTCTTTGGGAGTTATCTGCATAAGATCCTTCTCTATCTTTTGGGGATCTGTGTGGGACGTGAGCCCGAGCCTCTGGCTTACGCGTGCCACATGGGTATCCACCGCTATCCCTTCGTTGATGCCGTAAGCGTTGTAAAGAATCATAGATGCAGACTTCCTGCCTATGCCTGGGAGGGCCACCAACTCATCTATGGTCTTTGGCACCTCCCCTCCATACTTCTCTACCAGTATCCTGCTGGCTTCTTTCAGAAACTTGGCTTTGTTTCTGTAGTAGTTGACGGATCTTATGTACTCTTCTATCTCCTCCAAAGGTGCTTCTGCTAGATCCTTAGGTGTGGGAAATCTCTCAAAGAGTTTTGGGGTTATCTGGTTCACCTTAGCGTCTGTAGTCTGAGCTGAGAGTATAACCGCTACCAGAAGCTGGAATGGGTTTGAAAAGTTAAGTTCCAACTTGTTGGGAAACACCTTCTCCAGTCTTTCTATTATTTCCTTGACATGGCTCATAGTACCGTACTCCACAGGATATATTTTAAAAGGATAAAAGGAGGAGTTTTCTATGGCGGTTAAAGATATAATGGATGCTCTCAGAAAGGAGCATGTGGATAACACCCCACTATCCGAGTTGGTGAAAGACATAAAACTGGTGGGAAGCACCTTAGAAATAGTTTTTCGTTTGCCTCAGAAACACTTGGAGGAAGAGATAAGAAGGAAGACGGTACAAGCCTTGGAATCGGTACCTGATGTGGAAAAGGTGAACGTGAGGTTCGTGGAGGGGCCACCCGCTCAGTTCTTACAGGCACCAGTCTTTCAGCGTAGAAAAGTGCAAGGGGTTAAGCATCTCATAGCGGTAGGTAGTGGTAAAGGTGGTGTGGGTAAGTCCACCGTGGCTGTGAACTTGGCGCTGGCTCTGTCACGTTTGGGGGCCAGAACGGGTCTTTTGGATGCGGACATATACGGTCCCAGTGTACCTACCATGTTGGGTCTGAAGGGTCAGAGGGTTTACGTAAACGATCAGAACAAGATAATACCTCTGGAGAAGTTTGGCCTGAAGACCCTCTCCATAGGTTTCCTCCTTCCTTCGGAGGACACACCCGTCATATGGCGTGGTCCTATGCTTATGAAGGCCCTCACCCAGTTCCTCTTTGATGTGGAGTGGGGAGAACTGGACGTTCTTGTACTGGATCTTCCACCCGGCACAGGTGACGTACAGCTTACGCTGGCTCAGAACGTGGATATGTCGGGTGCCATCATCGTTACCACACCCCAGGACGTGGCTCTGGCAGACGTAAGGAAGGCCACTTCCATGTTCAAAGAGGTAGGCATTCCCGTACTGGGAGTCATAGAAAACATGGCCTACTTTGTGTGCCCTGAATCCGGTAAGAAGTACTACATATTCGGTAAAGGGAAGGTTCTGGAGTTCGCTCAGGCTTACGGTCTTAAAATACTGGGGTCCATACCCATAGATCCTCAGGTGGCGGAAGGTTCCGATCTGGGACTTCCCATAGTGGAAGCGTATCCCCATTCAGAGGTGGCTCAGGCTTTCTTAGGCATAGCCAGGTTAGTTTTGGAAGAACTAAATAGGAGGTAGTAGCATGTTTTTGCAGAAGGCAGGTAAAAGAGTCGTTTATCTGGATCACATAGCCACCACGCCGGTGGCTCAGGAAGTTATAGAGGCTATGTTACCCTACTTTAGGGAACGCTTTGGAAACCCCACATCTCTTCACAGCTTTGGACAGGTGGCCAAGAAGGCTATCAACGAAGCGAGGGAGAAGATAGCCTCCCTCATAAAAGCAGGATCTCCTGAAGAGATCATCTTCACCTCCGGTGGTATAGAGGCCAACAACTTAGCCATAAAAGGTATATCCAAAGCTTACGAGAAAAGGGGAAGGCACATAGTATCCACCGAGATAGAACACCACTCCATACTACATCCTCTGAAGACGTTAGAGCGTGAAGGTTGGGAAGTCACCTACCTTAAACCCGACAAGTATGGTCTTATTGACCCTGATCAGGTAAGGGAGGCGGTAAGAGAAGACACGGTGCTGGTAAGTATAGGACACTCCAACAGGGAGATAGGAACCATTCAAAACATAAAGGAGCTGGTGAAAGCTGCTAAAGAGAAGAACCCCCGTGTCATATTCCACACGGACGCGTGTCCTACTCTCGGACATTACCCGGTGGATCTTCAGGAATGGGGCGTGGACGCAGCTTCCTTTACCGCTCACCTTATGTACGGTCCCAAAGGTGTGGGAGCTCTATGGACCAGAAAGGGTGTTAAGATAAGACCCTTGATAGAGGGGGGAACTCAGGAGAGGGGTGTGAGGGCAGGTACAGAAAACGTGCCGGGTATAGTGGGTTTTGGTGCCGCGGCAGAGCTCACCATGAAGGAACTGGATGACAGAATGAAGCGCCTTTCTTACTACAGAGACAAACTAAAAAAGGCTTTGGAAGAAAAACTGGACTACATCGAGTTTACAGGACACCCCACCCAGCGACTGCCCCACCATCTTTCTCTTATCGTGCATCTCATAGAAGGTGAGGCCATGCTGCTGAGACTGGATCTCATGGGTATAGAAACCGCTTCGGGTTCAGCCTGCGTATCTTTGGCCCTCAAACAGTCACACGTTCTCTTTGCCATAGGTGTTCCCAAAGAGGTAGCCAACGGATCTTTGGTGTTCAGCTTCGGTAGAGACAACACGGAGGAAGACGTAGACTATGTGATAGAGGAGTTTCCCAAAACGGTGAAACTCTTGAGGGAGCTCTCACCCTTCACACCGGAAAACTGGGAGCAGTACGTTAAGGGCAAAAAAGGTTAAGATGGCGTTAGGCAGAGTTCACGAGGTGGTTAACCTTCTGGCTCTGCCGGCCTTTCTTTACTTCATCCCTAAGGAGCATTACCTAACCTTCGTGGCTGGTTACCTCATAGGAACCTTTTTACTATCCCCGGACCTGGACTTGAAAGTATCAAAACCCACCAAAAGGTGGGGCCCCTTCCGTTATCTGTGGAGACCCTACCAGAAAAAGTCCAGACACAGGGGCCTGTCCCACGTTCCCTTCTTCGGTACCTTCCTAAGGCTATCCTATATAACCGCCGTCCTACTCTTTATTAGCTGGCTTTTGGGCTTTCGGGAGCCTTTCCGTATACTGTCAGAGGCCAGTCTGTGGGAGGGCAGCTTTTACTTCCTGATAGGGATCCTTTTATCGGAGATAATGCATCTTATCATGGATGTTCTAAGATGATGAAGGATCTGTCTCATCTGATAAAGGACTCAAGGCCGGACCTAAGAGAGCACCTGGTAAAGTACCTTCTTAGCATCATCAACATAGAAGTAACATCACTACCACCCGATTCTTGGGAAAAAACTCTACAGACGTGGAAGAAGATTCTCCTCTTGGCGGACCAACTTAGACAGACAGAACCCTCTAAAAGGCAAGAGCTTTACGGAAAATGGAAGATGGACGGAATGATGGTAAGCTTACTGGAAAACTTGATAGATACCATAAACAGGGCAAGGCAGGAAGGTCTTCTGAAAGAGAAGGAGAGAGCCTACCATCTACTAAGGCTTGCTGCTCAGTATGCTTTAGAGAGAGAGGATCTCCTTCGGGCAGAGGGCATAAGCCACCAACTTTTGGACTTGATTCTAAAAACTTGAAAATGAAACTCAACGGTAGTATATTATACCCATGCATCTGGAAGAGCTAAAAAAACAGTTCGAGAACTTCCTGCGGCAGAAAGGTTACAAAGTAACCAAAGAAAGAACAGAGTTGGTGGATAAAATAGCCAGATACGGCAACCACTTTGAGATAGAAGAACTGGTGCGGTGGATATCTTCGCAAGATAAAAGGGTGGCATCTCGTTCCACCATCTACAGAACAGTGCGCCTACTACAGGAGTTCGGTGCCATAAGGGAGGTTATCAAGCTGGGTAACAGAACTATATACGAGTTCGTGGCAGGAAAACCCCATCACGAACACTTAGTGTGCGTAAAATGCGGTACAGTCTTTGAATTTTACAAGGAGGAGATAGAGGAGATCCAGGACAAGGTGTGTGAAGAGTTTGACTTTAAGCCTCTGCATCACAGACTGGAGATATTCGGTGTATGCTCAAAATGTAGGGAGAGCTGACATGAGAGTGGAGGGATTCTCCCTTCCGTTAAAGATCACGAGAGACAAACATATACAGATACAGAGACAGGAGGCCTTTGAGGAAACGCTACAGAGGGTCGTTCTCTCATCACCTGCTCAAGATATCAAGGAAAACATAAAGGAGATTGTCAAAAAGGTTTCCGCTAAGTACGGTGTACCAGAAGGTCTCCTCTGGGCTGTTATGGAGGTGGAAAGCGGTTTTAAACCAAACGCCTACAACAGAAACAGGGATGGCACAGAGGATATAGGGATCATGCAGATAAATTATCAACATAATAAAAGGCTCATGAAGGAATACGGAATAACGGATCCAAAACAACTCTATCAAATAGATCTTAACATAGAGCTAGGTGCACGTATCCTCTACGAAAACTACAGACGCTACGGTGACTGGGTTATGGCTGTGAAGGCTTATAACGGTATAAGGGCCGATAACTGGGATTATGTGAGGCGCGTTATAAGTAAGGCCACCGGGAGATAGGTGTTCCTCACTGAAGCCACTCTATGAAGGCGTATATGAGCCACCCTGTCACCGCCACATAAAGCCATACGAGGGCCGTTATTGGAGCCACCTTTCTGTGTTGCTGGAAGGCCTCTCTGAAGGCATATCTGATGGTGATGATGGCGAGGGGAAAGTTGACGATAGCCAGGAAAGTATGAGACCACAGGATGAAGGAGAAGAGTTCACGATAAGGTCCTTGATAGGAACGGTGCGGGAAAAGGGCGGTTCTCACAAGGTACAGCATTACGAAAAGGATGGCGAAGACAGAAGCGGTAAGCATGGCTCTTTTGTGGAGGTCCCTCTTTCCCAGTTTTATGAAAACCAATCCTGTTAGAAGAGAGATCCCACTTATACCTATGGTAAGAAGACTGAGCCAGTTGAGAAGATGTTCTCCCATCACAGTTATTTTAGTA includes the following:
- a CDS encoding Mrp/NBP35 family ATP-binding protein produces the protein MAVKDIMDALRKEHVDNTPLSELVKDIKLVGSTLEIVFRLPQKHLEEEIRRKTVQALESVPDVEKVNVRFVEGPPAQFLQAPVFQRRKVQGVKHLIAVGSGKGGVGKSTVAVNLALALSRLGARTGLLDADIYGPSVPTMLGLKGQRVYVNDQNKIIPLEKFGLKTLSIGFLLPSEDTPVIWRGPMLMKALTQFLFDVEWGELDVLVLDLPPGTGDVQLTLAQNVDMSGAIIVTTPQDVALADVRKATSMFKEVGIPVLGVIENMAYFVCPESGKKYYIFGKGKVLEFAQAYGLKILGSIPIDPQVAEGSDLGLPIVEAYPHSEVAQAFLGIARLVLEELNRR
- a CDS encoding proton-conducting transporter membrane subunit, coding for MFPEVAIVIIPLLSMITSLFTEKRTYAKVSTLFTGMAFLLSLYVLIFTNKESSLLFLRFDGLGTLLASYILLVSTVIHKYSENYMKDEQGFKRYFLLLDLMTWNLLLLVLSNHLIILFASWHLMGVILYFLLTFNNRREQAVQSGRTALFTHRIADVPLLVAILLLYQQYGTFEISKLAQMITTGPSDTLWIVTLLVILSGIIKSAQIPFHVWLVYSMEGPTPVSALMHAGIVNAGAFIANRFAFMFPHDLYGLSLSFLIGLITAIVGSTLMLMQNDVKKALGYSTVGQMGYMMMEIGVGAFALALYHMMAHGIFKATLFLSSGGVIHEARRDTNIPRDEVYDALVKREMSFKEIPTVFYGAVTLIVPFVLVLVTHLFFEQDVFRYKAPLILLFFGWVTSAQILFNLFKMGKEKPLLTIFLGGFSLFLLLSVYTFMSHILQVFVFTYEGLQEEIYRRAFSNAPLFFLSMILSLILVLAGWVLIYFANEEKPLKLHLSLYAHLSRELYFPDLYKLTGKLFLRLARVLSITSSSVVPVYGFFYQGGSSGSFLLKVFLLSLFIPLFPISLITSYLIKRFWIYSYPTIALLGFITLKLTHLPAYEPLHYLAALTLIFHSVRATLSENFKESVSELYPALLSITWISGDDHFVLLLLPSLLLYLLGVYIKKVLQTDSFYYAGGLMEKMPIYSLLLVIVSLQACLTPVMPSFYSFFEALLRSNTLQIILLVMGWFTLGVAVALSVWRLLHGKPRDDIRYADILRR
- a CDS encoding SIR2 family NAD-dependent protein deacylase, with translation MRVVILTGAGVSAESGVPTFRGPSGLWRGFDPSKLATPQAFQENPKLVWEWYDWRRSIIAKAEPNKAHLIIAQMEELFKDFILITQNVDGLHQKAGSRKVVELHGNIWMVRCLSCGDLYEDRRVPLPEIPPHCRRCKGLVRPNVVWFGEALPEDALRTAIDWSQSCDVMVVVGTSGVVYPAAHLPYLAAQRGATVIEVNPEPTPISSLAHITVRKPASEGMVEVLEKLKKMGI
- a CDS encoding Fur family transcriptional regulator, which translates into the protein MHLEELKKQFENFLRQKGYKVTKERTELVDKIARYGNHFEIEELVRWISSQDKRVASRSTIYRTVRLLQEFGAIREVIKLGNRTIYEFVAGKPHHEHLVCVKCGTVFEFYKEEIEEIQDKVCEEFDFKPLHHRLEIFGVCSKCRES
- a CDS encoding DUF2227 family putative metal-binding protein, with the protein product MALGRVHEVVNLLALPAFLYFIPKEHYLTFVAGYLIGTFLLSPDLDLKVSKPTKRWGPFRYLWRPYQKKSRHRGLSHVPFFGTFLRLSYITAVLLFISWLLGFREPFRILSEASLWEGSFYFLIGILLSEIMHLIMDVLR
- the nth gene encoding endonuclease III, coding for MSHVKEIIERLEKVFPNKLELNFSNPFQLLVAVILSAQTTDAKVNQITPKLFERFPTPKDLAEAPLEEIEEYIRSVNYYRNKAKFLKEASRILVEKYGGEVPKTIDELVALPGIGRKSASMILYNAYGINEGIAVDTHVARVSQRLGLTSHTDPQKIEKDLMQITPKEDWGKLSNLLILLGRYVCTAKNPQHHKCVLRDICPSAV
- a CDS encoding lytic transglycosylase domain-containing protein, which produces MRVEGFSLPLKITRDKHIQIQRQEAFEETLQRVVLSSPAQDIKENIKEIVKKVSAKYGVPEGLLWAVMEVESGFKPNAYNRNRDGTEDIGIMQINYQHNKRLMKEYGITDPKQLYQIDLNIELGARILYENYRRYGDWVMAVKAYNGIRADNWDYVRRVISKATGR
- a CDS encoding cysteine desulfurase family protein → MFLQKAGKRVVYLDHIATTPVAQEVIEAMLPYFRERFGNPTSLHSFGQVAKKAINEAREKIASLIKAGSPEEIIFTSGGIEANNLAIKGISKAYEKRGRHIVSTEIEHHSILHPLKTLEREGWEVTYLKPDKYGLIDPDQVREAVREDTVLVSIGHSNREIGTIQNIKELVKAAKEKNPRVIFHTDACPTLGHYPVDLQEWGVDAASFTAHLMYGPKGVGALWTRKGVKIRPLIEGGTQERGVRAGTENVPGIVGFGAAAELTMKELDDRMKRLSYYRDKLKKALEEKLDYIEFTGHPTQRLPHHLSLIVHLIEGEAMLLRLDLMGIETASGSACVSLALKQSHVLFAIGVPKEVANGSLVFSFGRDNTEEDVDYVIEEFPKTVKLLRELSPFTPENWEQYVKGKKG
- a CDS encoding DUF420 domain-containing protein; the encoded protein is MGEHLLNWLSLLTIGISGISLLTGLVFIKLGKRDLHKRAMLTASVFAILFVMLYLVRTALFPHRSYQGPYRELFSFILWSHTFLAIVNFPLAIITIRYAFREAFQQHRKVAPITALVWLYVAVTGWLIYAFIEWLQ
- a CDS encoding DegT/DnrJ/EryC1/StrS family aminotransferase is translated as MIRIIEPRFSEEEKEAILRVLESQQITRGEFTKRFQEEFAHYLGVEYVFTVCSGTVALFIALKAIGVEGQRVVVPALSFMATIDAVYLAGGIPVVVDVDDYYTMDVQQLEDAVKKYRPKVVIPVHLYGQMADMESIMFLSEKYGFYVLEDAAQAHGASFKGKKAGAWGHIAAFSFYASKNVPMGEGGAVVTNDSNLAREVRKWIDFGDHPAFNVRITEFQAAIGTVQLKHLDERNRRRREIARKYASALDINGHLIHPSEREGAYHVFHLYTLRHPMRDKIIEVLKEREIDARVYYPYLLSELRKAEHLPLPRAERFKRELFSIPVHPYLTDREVDYIVESLASVVACV